In Streptomyces sp. 71268, the DNA window CGCGTCATCCGCTCCGCACCACCCCCCACATCTGTAACGGAGCCCTCGTGTACCGAAACGTATCGCCGCGCCGCGGCGCCATCGCCGCAGCCACCTGCACCGCTCTCGCCACGGCCCTGCTCGGCGGGGCCACCGACGCCCAGGCGGCCCCCTCCCCCACCCGGGCCGCCGCGCCCGACATCGATGTCGCCGCCGTCAAGGGGCATCTGACCGAGTTGCAGTCCATAGCCGACAGCAACGGCGGAAACCGGGCACACGGCCAGCCCGGCTACAAGGCGTCCGTGGACTTCATCAAGGGAAAGCTGGACGCCGCCGGGTTCACCACCTCCCTCCAGGAGTTCGACTTCAACGGCTCCACCGGCTACAACCTCGTCGCCGACTGGCCCGCAGGCGACGCGGAGCAGGTCGTCATGGCCGGCGCGCACCTGGACTCGGTCGGCCGCGGCGCCGGCATCAACGACAACGGGTCGGGCTCCGCCGGCATCCTCGAGGTCGCCCTCAACGTGGCCAAGGCCGACCTCAAGCCCGCCAAGAAGCTCCGCTTCGCCTGGTGGGGCGCGGAGGAGTACGGCATGGTCGGCTCCACGCACTACGTCAACGAGCTGAGCTCGGGCGATCTGTCGAAGATCGACTCGTATCTGAACT includes these proteins:
- a CDS encoding M28 family metallopeptidase, giving the protein MYRNVSPRRGAIAAATCTALATALLGGATDAQAAPSPTRAAAPDIDVAAVKGHLTELQSIADSNGGNRAHGQPGYKASVDFIKGKLDAAGFTTSLQEFDFNGSTGYNLVADWPAGDAEQVVMAGAHLDSVGRGAGINDNGSGSAGILEVALNVAKADLKPAKKLRFAWWGAEEYGMVGSTHYVNELSSGDLSKIDSYLNFDMIGSPNPGYFVYDDDPELEKVFKDWYAGKDIVTEQETEGDGRSDHAPFKERGVRVGGLFSGAEAAKTAEQAEKWGGTPGESFDPCYHSSCDTTKNLDDTALDHNSDAIAHALWNLSA